The DNA window ATGTTCGCATCCGGCTTCAATACCATTTCACCCAGAAGAGAAAGATCGTCCGGTTGTTGCTGGTCGGGTTTCAATCGGTCAGGAAACTGCGAAATAATTCTTCCTGCAAGCGATATATCCATCGTCCCAACCTCTACCCCCGCTACTCCCGTAAACGCCTGGATGATGGGTAGAAAGGATCCGCTCGCTAACTCAGGCGCTTCATCAACTATTGTGTATACTATATCTGGCTTCTCTGACATGGTTACTCCTCATATTAATGGTTTAAAAGATAATTAAATAAATAGTGTAATTCCCGATGCTATTTGAAATAACATAAGCAATTCGGATAAAAAGTTTTCATTTTCACCTGAGGCCGGCAGTGACCAGCCACCACGAAAATATACTCGCAGCATAACCTGCAGCAATTGCAGGTGACCATTTAAGGTGATTGATGAACGTATAGTTTTCCCGGTCAACCCCCATAACCGCCACCCCTGCTGCGGAACCGATTGACAATAAGCTGCCTCCCACACCTGCAGTCAAAGTTATCAACAACCATTGGTCGACACCCATGGCAGGGTCCATTTTCAATACCGCAAACATAATGGGTATGTTGTCAATGATTGCGGATAGAACTCCCACAGTGATATTTGACCAAGTAGGGCCAATATTTTCATACAAACTCTTACTGACAAGGGCTAGATAACCCATGTATTGCAAGGCACCAACAGCTGAAAGTATGCCAAAGAAGAACAGCAGAGTATCAAATTCCACTCTCGCAACATTTTGAAAGAGGTCAAAAGGTTCTTCTTCGTGATGTTCAGTTTTTGGTGAACTTGATAGATTAATTTTTTTACTCAAATATTGCAGGTAATAGCCCTGAAACATAAGCACTCCCAGTCCCAGCATCATTCCCATAAATGGAGGCAAATGGAGAAACTGGTGAAAGCAAACAGCAGTGGCAACCGTCAATATTCCTAATACAATGATCGTTTTAGCGCCCTCTTTCATCGGAATTTTATCCGATGAAAAATCTGGCTTCTCTTTTGGAACAAAAGGAAAAATGATGACTGCAGGAACAATCCAGTTAATTACCGAGGGAATTAACAAATATGAAAACTGCAACGTATCCACTTTTCCAGCAGTCCAAACCATAAGAGTTGTGATATCTCCAAATGGACTCCAGGCACCGCCTGCATTTGCAGCAACAACAATATTCACAAAAGCAGGAATGATAAATTTGGAGTTTCCGTTACTCACTGCAAGGGCAACGGTAGACATCAGTAAAGCACTCGTCAGGTTATCCGCTAATGGAGAAAGAAAAAATGTGATTAGACCAGTAGACCAATATAACGCCCTGAACCCCAAGCCTTTTCGTAAAAGCCAGGATCTAAGAGATCGAAAGACATTTCTTTCTTCCAATGTATTTACATAGGTCATCGCCACTAATAAAAAGAAAAACAACTCTCCTATTTCTGCAATGAGTTCCTCAATGTATTCATGCGCATGATCACTGCCACCGTGCCCCGCCTCATAAATTCCTATAAAAAACCACATCAAACACCCAATAAAAACAACGGGTTTTGATTTTTTCAAATGTATCTTTTCTTCAAAAACAACTAACAAGTAAGCCAGAAAAAAACCAATCAGCGCTAAATAACCAACCCATGAATTACCAATTGTGGACATCACAAATCCTCAATAATGAAGATAAATTTGAATTATCTGCAGAATTTATATCACATATCAATCTTGGTCAAATCCAATTGATTTCCAGCACCACGAGAATTAAATGGCACACAGAAACCTTTTATAAGATCAGAAAATTTTTAAAAGAATATTAATTGAAGTTTTATCAATACACCTAAACTGAAACAATGCTTTCTTGCCTTCAGATGTGTCTTGGAACTCTGCCCACAGCCATCCTCAACGGCAACTAACTCTAAAAAACAAAGCCTGAAAAAATAACTACCAGATCTGAAACCACTGTCACAGTCAGCGTTGGACCACTGGTATGGTGAGATGAGCAACAGATAGTTTCAAAAACTGATTTTTTGAAAAAAAGCTTTACAAATGTTCGAATTTCTATAATTTTATATTTCCAAATTGGAAGGAAAATAGTATTCTAAAAATAAAATATTATAAATTCGATATTTTTAAGCAAATTATTTGCTTTTATCAAACTGTTTAGAATGAACAGCTATGAACTGGTTAAACTATCACCATCTATATTACTTTTGGATCACCGCAAAAGAAGGAAGTATTAGTAACGCTTCAGTAAAACTTCGAGTCGGGCAGCCCACCATCAGCACTCAAATCAGGAATCTGGAAGAATCTCTGAGCCAAACACTGTTCCTGAGAAAAGGCCGAGGCCTCCATCTTACAGAAGCTGGCAAAGTGGTTCTAGATTATGCAAATCAAATATTCAGCCTGGGCAACGAACTTATGGAAGTGATTAAGGACGAAACTTTTTCAAAACGTGCTCATGTCCAAATCGGAGTTCTTGATAGTGTGCCCAAAAGTCTCGTGAAGTCACTGGTCCATTACGCCCAAAAAATTGCTCCATGTGTGATCTCGGTAATTGAAGGAGAGGGAGACTATCTGTTTAGAGAGCTCCAGGCCCACCGAATCGATTTGGTGATCTCAAACTTTCCCCCATCCGTAGGTGACTCGAAACAATACTTCTCCAGGCTCCTGGCAAAGATTCCCATCACAGTTTTTTCCACAAAAAAGTTTCAGTCCTTAAAACGGAAATTTCCGAAATCGCTTCAGGACCAGCCATTTATCATGCCTTCACTCCACAGCAAACTTCGGCATGATCTAAACCATTTTTTTCAAATCAATGATATTTCCATTGATGTGGTGATTGAAACACAGGACACCAGCATTCAAAAACTACTTGGAAACGAGGGGATGGGCTTGGTCCCGTTACCCGACTTTGCGGGAAAGGAACTTATTAAAGAGGGTAAGCTAATTAAAATTGGCAACCTGAAGGGCATCACAGAAGACTTCTGGTTGGTTTCGAGTCCCAGAAAGTTTTCAAACCCTATTGCGGAAATTTTAATAAAAAACTTTGAATGGAAGTTTTGAAAATAGGGAAAGGGGCTAGAGCCTCCTCCGTGATGACTTATACAAAGGCATTGAAACAATACTATAGGCCGATAAGAGATACAGTGTCTTATCTAAGTGGAGCAGTCACCATTTGCATGTAAAAAGTATGTAAAACGAGTTCGAGCCAAGCACACGGGTGTCGTCGCGAATGACCGAAGGGAATGTGGCGATCCAGTTTCACTCTGGATTTACCCTTGCAGGGCACGAAGCCTGAAGAAAGGTTATCACGGCTACGTCGAGCTGGTTCCCCGCAAAGACGGTCGCATAGTGCTTGATTTTTAATTTAAACTTTGCAGTGGTAGAACCTGTGGACCGGTTTCACGGCTCTCACATATAAAGATTTCCCCGTCTCTAATTGTCCAGAAGAACACTGGAAATCCATTAGTTAATCTGACAAGTCTTCAAAGTTTCTTATCTTTACAAAGTTTTCCTGATATTCCTTCGCATCTCCATAAGTTGCAAAGTTTTTATATCGGCTGTGTTCATTTTTCAATTTTTTTGCATGCTTGACTGGACACCAGTATTGCTCTGTCCTTCCTGCCACTTCCTGTGCGTAAGAGATCACCCCTGTAAAATATCCACAATAAACACAATTAAATTTTTTGGACAGGTTCAGATACTTCAGTTTATGCCGGTCAATAATTACATAATCGCCTCTTGCCACCAATGGAATCCCGTATAAAGGAAAGCAAACTCTTTGATAAAGAGAAACGACTAGATCCATGGCTATTGTTGGAATGAAACACAGATATATAAAAGGCGCCGTGATGATTTGCAGTGACTTATATCTGAGTATGGATGGTAGCGACTGGTTTTTTAAAGCAGGGTGGCGGCGTCCGGTTTCTTTTAAA is part of the Nitrospinota bacterium genome and encodes:
- a CDS encoding NADP-dependent isocitrate dehydrogenase, translating into MSEKPDIVYTIVDEAPELASGSFLPIIQAFTGVAGVEVGTMDISLAGRIISQFPDRLKPDQQQPDDLSLLGEMVLKPDAN
- a CDS encoding sodium:proton antiporter translates to MSTIGNSWVGYLALIGFFLAYLLVVFEEKIHLKKSKPVVFIGCLMWFFIGIYEAGHGGSDHAHEYIEELIAEIGELFFFLLVAMTYVNTLEERNVFRSLRSWLLRKGLGFRALYWSTGLITFFLSPLADNLTSALLMSTVALAVSNGNSKFIIPAFVNIVVAANAGGAWSPFGDITTLMVWTAGKVDTLQFSYLLIPSVINWIVPAVIIFPFVPKEKPDFSSDKIPMKEGAKTIIVLGILTVATAVCFHQFLHLPPFMGMMLGLGVLMFQGYYLQYLSKKINLSSSPKTEHHEEEPFDLFQNVARVEFDTLLFFFGILSAVGALQYMGYLALVSKSLYENIGPTWSNITVGVLSAIIDNIPIMFAVLKMDPAMGVDQWLLITLTAGVGGSLLSIGSAAGVAVMGVDRENYTFINHLKWSPAIAAGYAASIFSWWLVTAGLR
- a CDS encoding LysR family transcriptional regulator, whose product is MNWLNYHHLYYFWITAKEGSISNASVKLRVGQPTISTQIRNLEESLSQTLFLRKGRGLHLTEAGKVVLDYANQIFSLGNELMEVIKDETFSKRAHVQIGVLDSVPKSLVKSLVHYAQKIAPCVISVIEGEGDYLFRELQAHRIDLVISNFPPSVGDSKQYFSRLLAKIPITVFSTKKFQSLKRKFPKSLQDQPFIMPSLHSKLRHDLNHFFQINDISIDVVIETQDTSIQKLLGNEGMGLVPLPDFAGKELIKEGKLIKIGNLKGITEDFWLVSSPRKFSNPIAEILIKNFEWKF